The nucleotide sequence NNNNNNNNNNNNNNNNNNNNNNNNNNNNNNNNNNNNNNNNNNTTTCTTTTTTGcatactttttttttgcatatttttttttttatattttttttttttatatttttttttttatatatttttttttttttatttatttatttatttatttttatatattcatttcaTTAATAAACCTTGAAACAGTATTTTTTTcagaattattattttgaacggaacataataaatatagtAAAAATTTGGCTCTAGTAATTCCcacataaaaaattttccTTTCTTCAATAATATCTTGTTTACTATCAACAGCTTGTGGAATTTCTCCTTCTGttacatttataataaaaacaacTTTCCATTCCAATCCTTTTGCTTTGTGTATAGTTGTTAAGGTCACTTTTTCTACTAGCATCTTTTCATgtacattatttttaaaatcattaagaaaacaaaataaacaaTCTAAACATGACTGTTGTAATAAGTTTGGTTTATAATCAGTTGTCATTTctaagaatataaaaatattttgtatttcattatattttaaatctttatctcctatattaaataataattctagatctttttttattcttatttcATTCACAACATTTACATCCAACATGTcactatttatattactattattattattattattattattatcactagacatatatttttttgtgtcCTTACCGTTTTCTATAAGCTCTCCAAAGGTACGTTTTTTgatatttccttttttatcTTCAACATTTATTGAACAACTTTCTTCAGTTGTACATAAATTATTAGTATATGATACctcatcatatatattgtccttattttttttatcaccatatatattgtccttatttttattatcaccatatatattttctttatttttattatcaccatatatattttctttatttttattatcatcatatatattgtccttattttttttatcatcatatatattgtccttattttttttatcatcatatatattttctttattttgattatcCAGTTTGACCCTTTTTTCTATCACCCGGTGAGAACACAATTTCTCGTGCTCATCCGTTTgtcttttatttattaatttcaGATCGTTTTGTGCATTACCGGTGATATAATTGTTTCCTTCCATTTTCTCGCTACATTTCTTTTGAGCTGCATGTAATTCCATGTTATCATTCCTTTCGTGAGATATGGTTTCATTCATAATATTGTTTTCCTTATTTTCTTCGTCCCTTTTCTTTTGTATTTTGGCTTGTAACCTTTTTAGaaaatttgttttttttaaaacttCTATTACTAAATAATAGACAGAATTAATATGTGCAGCAAACtttaagaaataattaatacaaaagaaaaaatctACAATGTTCTTTAATTCGTTTTctgtaaatatatttaatagaCGTAATgattctttatttattgtttGTTTCTTATTTAGAATAAATAAGTGAGTAATACTTTGAACACATGAAAAAAGAGATAAGTTATCCTTGTTTCTTCGTTCGTGTTTatgaattttattttgttgtGTTTTGATTTGTATAATATCATGAGAATGTTGCATTAGTATGTTGGATAAATGTTGATTTGTTTGACAGTTTGTTAATTTATCtattatttgttttgtatttttcaaattttttattattttaaaagcttttttaaatatgatattatcatctacatttaataaaaaccTAAGAAATGTAATTAATTCAATAATTTCTTTAGATCCGAAAAAagctttttttttgtttaattcttttataggtattttaaaagtatcgatatcaaatatattatgaaactgtttgatatattcttcatatttttgattatttttatatatatttatttcatgGTTTCTAATAGGtgaatttttatatacatcCTTTGTGTTCTTATTTTccataatatttttattgtattctttttgttttatgAGATGATTTTGtttatcatttaaaaatttgttgattaaatatttatatgctTTCTTCTTAATATCCACATTATGTAAACTCTTTAATGTTTCTTTTAATGTTTTGTTCGTTCtacataaaataacaaagtctccatatttataattataatttttttttaaataaattatttcggacaatatataagaaatttCATCAGATGGTGTTTTGAATGCATGGAATTGAATTTTATTTCCTTGAACATTATTCGTATAGAGTTGTTTTTGTATTCTAcatgttttattattaataataagatTCTGAGAAACTCTAACAATTTCTTTTGTACTTcgaaaattattatttaatttaaataataaacaattacaatcttttaaaaatttataaaatacattAATATGAGCACCACGAAAAGAATATATGGATTGATCATCATCACCTATAACGGTTAGACTTCTATCTTTTAaattcaatttttttttttttttttttgtttcatTACAATTAtgattaaaaaatgttttttctttttctatatCTAATAATTCCTCATTGttcctatatatattttttttattataataagtATCGTTGATTTGGTTAAGAGcgtatttttttttctttttttctatttttacATATGAATATGTGGACGATGGAGATGAGTTGATTTCATCTTgtttatatgataatatagtttgtgtttttattttttgttgatttataaaagtatttgttttttgtttatttttttcttcttcttgAGAGTGTTTCTTTGTTGATTGTTGGTTTTTATTTTGCATAAGTATGTTATTACAATGTTTgtcaaaatatatttgatcACAAAGTTGTTGATCAACTTTATGTTCATTAAAAAAGTTTTGAACAGAGTGACTGTATTGTTTAGATTTATATGTGGACatagaaatataatgattatCTTTCATATCTTTCATATCTTTAATATCTTTCATATCTTTCATATCTTTCATATCTTTCATATCTTTCATATCTTtcatatctttattttccGAATTTCTTGATGTATATATTGATTCATTAAAAGTAGAAGGAACATTATGATTAACAAAATattgtaaaatattaaattgtGTTGTATTGGTATCTTGAAATTCATCACAAAATACGTAATTCCATTCTTCTAGgattttatttcttatatctgaattatatttcataagACGATAGGTCTCAATTAATAAATCATCaaaatcataatatatatttttagctttcttaaatatttttttatattcttcataAAACATCTTTTCTACATCATTaatttctatttttatattatataattctatatatttcattagttttatttttttttttaagaatattatatttttttttttcaacaCACTTTCTACTTGTTCATTTGCAAAGTAGTCATTTGTTTGTTCATAAGAATGTTTAAaattgtataaataattataaaactcatcatcatcatcatcatcatcattattattattattattatcatcattgTTTAGAATATCATTTTGTGTATCATGCTCTTCTTCATAGAGTTCTTTTTCTTCGtcttcttttatttctGCGTTCTTCATACAATTAATGAAATAAGCTAATTGGGATGGTATACCTTTAGCTTCGTTATAATTCCcacaattattattataataataattattattattattattaatattatcatcattattaatattatcatcattattaatattatcatcattattaatattatcatcattgttaatattatcataattattattattatcataaccacatatattattatcatcaccacatatattattatcatcaccACATATATTCTTATCACTATCCGTGTTAATTTTATCGGGGTCATTATTTTTGGTACCACCCTTGTTACCCTTCCTTTCAAGGATACTAATAAATCCAGGGTGAGTACTTTTCGTCTTGCTCATCATAGAAGAGTAAAAGTTATTAAAAGctaatttaataatattggtgttaataaaatcagttaatattttaaaagttCCTTTATACTTATAAAGGATATATCTACAAAAAGAATGTATAGTTCCTATAAACATCACAGTATTAAGTACTTTAATTATACTTTTATTCattgtattatttaaagtacatttattttttaaactgaaattattattatttttattattaaataatttctgatttatattattatctacacatatatctattaaacaatttatcttcttcataattttatcttttaaatcGCTAGCTGCATAATTAGTAAATGTAATACAAACTATAGACTTCTTTTCTTCGATaatactttttataattctcGCTGTTAATGTAGATGTTTTCCCAGATCCTGGACATGctataatacataaatttaCATTCATAGGAATTtcaattattttttgttgttcCTCAGAAAAgttattaaataaaatattttttaagatCTCCGTGCTCTTACTTTTCGTTTTTTTCATCTCTACAGAGGCTGAGGAAATATTTTTACCCACCTCATCTTCATTCATTATcaatcaaaaaaaataataaaataaaaaatatataaatatattatatatatatatatatatatatatatatatatatatatatatatacatatatattttttttatttatagataagtatattattttattattttttctttttatgaatataaaatgtgtATATAACTATGGATATATAGGTAAATATCAACaatggatatatattttattatacgtgttatatttttttaaaaaaaatatataataatataaacacatattaaaagaaagatatgtatatatatatatatatatatatatatacatatgaatttaaaaaaataaatacacaAAAAGGGTTATTTgatatgtattatatatatatatattatatgtataatttatgcctttattttttgttatgtaacttttatatatttaaccATAGACATAATACATAAAACAAaacattattttaattatatgaaatgataaaaataaaaataaaaataaaaattgtaattctttaatattgtatacatatttttgtataaaatgccttttcatttttttctttcttcaaataaaaagaaaatttaatcaaacaaaaatatatccgtatatgtatacatattattatatatataaataatatattatatatatataatatataatatatgcataattaatatatgttgaaaatattcttaattttatttaataaaaaatttttccCTTCGAatttattaacatatattatatatatatatatatatatatatatatatatatatatatatatatatatattatatttatatttatttatttacaatttttataaagaaGCAAAAATAGcaaattgaaaaatatatatatatttttttttttttatatatatgtttttatatgtttgtgttttaattttattgCTCTATTTCGTTTTGATACCCTTGGAGCcgaattttttttttttttttttcagttttttctttatttatattaataatgttaGTATCGCAAGGATCTGTTCTTCtaattataataagaatacATACATGTATTATAGAGGTGATTACAAATCGAACAAGATAAGCGACCTTAATGTtgaagataaaaaaagagaatCTGTATATAAGTATAAGATACTTAATAATTTGTCTTTgaagaataataaatgggatgatataaattcatacaaaataaataaagtaaagaataaagatatatatttatatatatataaaaatcagaagaaaaatatatttataaatacaaaattgaatatattacaacagaatataatattctatacattacaaaataataataattataagcACAACAAATTGGTGTATtctaattttatattaccATATCCCAGGGGCCTATATAACAGAGGAGGGTATTCTATAAAGGAcatatcttttaaatatattcatccTTACATTTTTCAAAAGAGAAAAGGGTGGTACTACTACTATCCttttatgaaaaagattaaaaaatttatttatcaCGATAGGAATTGTAATAAGAATATACTAAGAATGAATGGgcaaaaaaataattataataattatccTAATAAGGACGATAAACAGGATAATAATCATGTGGGgaatttaaaatataactATTATTTGGGTTGTGACTTTCCTGatgaaattataaataattataaggCTGCCGGgttttttcttataaaagcagacattaataataataataataataataataataattatcgGAGTGACCGTGGTCACGAAGATAACAATATCATTAATCATAACCAGAATAACcatagtaataataaatacgattattattatgataatgtGAACTTGAAGACGAACCCAAAAGGTatcaatataaaatttCTACTAGGGTCGGATCCCCTTACAACCAAAgatatgatgaaaataataaatgaagaagaaaaagaaaaaaaaagaaaagaaggagaattaaatattttaggagggaaaaaaaatgcCGAAGAAAAATATCCTATTCAAACAGCTTATAGAGAATTAAGTGAAGAAagtttatatatgtataatattttcctttCTTATTTTAGTTACTTGCATTATGTTATGAAAAACATGTTACCCtcatcaaataataataacaataataataataataataataataaaaagagtAATTATCAAGAAAATATCATTTCTTCATATGAACATTTTTTAAGTAACaactttttaaaagatatatcAAATTATACTTTacaagaaaaagaaaaaataataaatttgCACATCAACAATCttatgatattttttaaagaaaaaggaTTTAATTTACaggaatattataatgagATCTATAGATGTTCTTTACCCCCCCCTTCCTTAAATAAGGCTATGCTGGACAAGAAGATGAACCATCAcaagaaagaaaaaaaaatgaatgatACACTAATACGTGATACCCAAATAAATGATACCCAAATAAATGATACCCAAATAAATGATGCACTAATACGTGAT is from Plasmodium reichenowi strain SY57 chromosome 5, whole genome shotgun sequence and encodes:
- a CDS encoding ATP-dependent DNA helicase UvrD, putative produces the protein MNEDEVGKNISSASVEMKKTKSKSTEILKNILFNNFSEEQQKIIEIPMNVNLCIIACPGSGKTSTLTARIIKSIIEEKKSIVCITFTNYAASDLKDKIMKKINCLIDICVDNNINQKLFNNKNNNNFSLKNKCTLNNTMNKSIIKVLNTVMFIGTIHSFCRYILYKYKGTFKILTDFINTNIIKLAFNNFYSSMMSKTKSTHPGFISILERKGNKGGTKNNDPDKINTDSDKNICGDDNNICGDDNNICGYDNNNNYDNINNDDNINNDDNINNDDNINNDDNINNNNNNYYYNNNCGNYNEAKGIPSQLAYFINCMKNAEIKEDEEKELYEEEHDTQNDILNNDDNNNNNNDDDDDDDEFYNYLYNFKHSYEQTNDYFANEQVESVLKKKNIIFLKKKIKLMKYIELYNIKIEINDVEKMFYEEYKKIFKKAKNIYYDFDDLLIETYRLMKYNSDIRNKILEEWNYVFCDEFQDTNTTQFNILQYFVNHNVPSTFNESIYTSRNSENKDMKDMKDMKDMKDMKDMKDIKDMKDMKDNHYISMSTYKSKQYSHSVQNFFNEHKVDQQLCDQIYFDKHCNNILMQNKNQQSTKKHSQEEEKNKQKTNTFINQQKIKTQTILSYKQDEINSSPSSTYSYVKIEKKKKKYALNQINDTYYNKKNIYRNNEELLDIEKEKTFFNHNCNETKKKKKKLNLKDRSLTVIGDDDQSIYSFRGAHINVFYKFLKDCNCLLFKLNNNFRSTKEIVRVSQNLIINNKTCRIQKQLYTNNVQGNKIQFHAFKTPSDEISYILSEIIYLKKNYNYKYGDFVILCRTNKTLKETLKSLHNVDIKKKAYKYLINKFLNDKQNHLIKQKEYNKNIMENKNTKDVYKNSPIRNHEINIYKNNQKYEEYIKQFHNIFDIDTFKIPIKELNKKKAFFGSKEIIELITFLRFLLNVDDNIIFKKAFKIIKNLKNTKQIIDKLTNCQTNQHLSNILMQHSHDIIQIKTQQNKIHKHERRNKDNLSLFSCVQSITHLFILNKKQTINKESLRLLNIFTENELKNIVDFFFCINYFLKFAAHINSVYYLVIEVLKKTNFLKRLQAKIQKKRDEENKENNIMNETISHERNDNMELHAAQKKCSEKMEGNNYITGNAQNDLKLINKRQTDEHEKLCSHRVIEKRVKLDNQNKENIYDDKKNKDNIYDDKKNKDNIYDDNKNKENIYGDNKNKENIYGDNKNKDNIYGDKKNKDNIYDEVSYTNNLCTTEESCSINVEDKKGNIKKRTFGELIENGKDTKKYMSSDNNNNNNNNSNINSDMLDVNVVNEIRIKKDLELLFNIGDKDLKYNEIQNIFIFLEMTTDYKPNLLQQSCLDCLFCFLNDFKNNVHEKMLVEKVTLTTIHKAKGLEWKVVFIINVTEGEIPQAVDSKQDIIEERKIFYVGITRAKFLLYLLCSVQNNNSEKNTVSRFINEMNI
- a CDS encoding hypothetical protein (conserved Plasmodium protein, unknown function) gives rise to the protein MFLYVCVLILLLYFVLIPLEPNFFFFFFSFFFIYINNVSIARICSSNYNKNTYMYYRGDYKSNKISDLNVEDKKRESVYKYKILNNLSLKNNKWDDINSYKINKVKNKDIYLYIYKNQKKNIFINTKLNILQQNIIFYTLQNNNNYKHNKLVYSNFILPYPRGLYNRGGYSIKDISFKYIHPYIFQKRKGWYYYYPFMKKIKKFIYHDRNCNKNILRMNGQKNNYNNYPNKDDKQDNNHVGNLKYNYYLGCDFPDEIINNYKAAGFFLIKADINNNNNNNNNNYRSDRGHEDNNIINHNQNNHSNNKYDYYYDNVNLKTNPKGINIKFLLGSDPLTTKDMMKIINEEEKEKKRKEGELNILGGKKNAEEKYPIQTAYRELSEESLYMYNIFLSYFSYLHYVMKNMLPSSNNNNNNNNNNNNKKSNYQENIISSYEHFLSNNFLKDISNYTLQEKEKIINLHINNLMIFFKEKGFNLQEYYNEIYRCSLPPPSLNKAMLDKKMNHHKKEKKMNDTLIRDTQINDTQINDTQINDALIRDTQINDTQINDTQRYNINTQSDLCDNSINNLNINNGHSNMFEGQVMDKNKLNPYEYIHKEINIYQRVEDYSKENFKLYYKEGKYCVYFFNVLQYDYRNMLQYMNNFFWENCTIFYNILLKENYKFLISSRLEKNSEYEAYTFNNIQFEKNVHPTLYENFINVENYNESVYNDKNKTSYSFYYNLNKNQNTKFDSGFMNNLMWVDFSIILLQLVIDNERSKNVAFNLYNIYEQIIKNYYNHKQNNKKEYIIFFDNGNSLNISYNIINKIYELYNPFHYNLISLFKNKKYSHFLILLFSPFNTKLNKNNLHQYLSTNINIPFRKFFKRLILSSSVWIFFFFNFITSVPTK